In the Arachis ipaensis cultivar K30076 chromosome B04, Araip1.1, whole genome shotgun sequence genome, ACCATGCCAAATTCATGGCGGCGATGGCGAATCTTGCCAACACTATGGAGGCAAATGCTGCTGCAACTCTGGCCGGGAACGGCAATGGAAACGGGAACGGCAACGGAAATGGGAACGGCGAAGGGAATGCTCATGTTAACATTGAGGGAAACGGAGATAACACGGAGGACATTCCGATGACTTTGGAAACTTTCCTCAAAGTTTATCCGCCAACATTTCGAGGATCAACTAATCCTACTGAAGCGGACCACTGGTTCCAGGCCATGGAGCGTGCTTTACAGGCGCAGCATGTTCCATACAATCAATATGTAGAGTTTTCCGCTTATCAGCTTGCGGGAGAGGCCCAGCCTTGGTGGCAAGCAGAATGTCGCTTGCTACAGCTATAGAACGCTGAGGTCCCATGGGATGTGTTCCGAATGGCCTTTTACAATAAGTACttccctgagtctgcaagggaagcgaaGGAGATAGAGCTAAtgtagctgaagcaaggttccatgTCTGTAGCTGAGTACACCAACAAGTTCGAAGAGTTTTGTAGGTTTTCTCGGGTGTGTCAGGGTGACCCAGAGACTTTCGAGAGCTGGAGGTGTATTAAGTATCAGAGGGGTTTAAAGGATAGCATTATGACTACTGTGACTCCTATAGAGATCCGTGTCTTCTCCGACTTGGTGAACAAGGCAAGGGTGGTGGAAGAATATGCTAAGACAGTGGCTGCGTCCAAGGACACTCATGGAGGAGGTAGTAGCAAAGGGCGTGGCAAATATTACCATCCAAGGGGTCAAAGCTTCAAGAGAGGAGGATATGTGATAATGAGAATAATTGTATGGTTCGGAATCGATCAAAACAGACATCAATTCatcggtagcatagtccaaaccaacaatgaattctcaagatcaaataataaattcaaataaaatataaaccaagagtaattaaacctcgggtcgtcttccctaggagttgcaatgaaatgtacaattattggctatgaaggagagagcatgggggattgggaatgcaagcaagagagcaagggaatgtaaatagcaagaaattaaatgatcatgcaaggaattaaaagaaagcaaataaacatgcaaggaatgtaaatggcaactcttagcaagaattggggagtttaggattcctatccgagttatggaccacaaacatggcaattgtgtggaatcaatccaaactagtcaatcttccttgagaattagtcaaaagagtGTAATtgtctcaatccataagtcctagtcaactcactaattacttagtgaaagactagagttaatggaaaccaaaccaattaactattctcacacaatgcagaatggacatccacaagtcaattccacccaaatacccaatttctcaaccaagagtgtaaaaactaaacatgcaggaaattaaacatcaaagcaattgaagtcaaagcaattaaatgcaaggaaagaaaacttaaaatgcaagaaaacctcttggcaagtaattgagagctaaggctacctatcctagtcattgaccacaaacacatgatgattatgaagagttaatcctacttagtcaaccttatatcgaagataagtcaaatagacatagttaatttcaatccctaagtcctatgtcaacactaaggggtcacatagagtcaagggaaaccaaatcaactaactactctaatgtatcaaccaagaatggacatcaatgactcaaggaacaccaaagtcaacaatttcaagccaagagtgaagaaaaaataagtgaaaactaagccaagaattttatcaaacacttggtgtgcatgaaaataaaataatattaaaatgcaataaagtagattctaaagctaccaaaacaagaaaatgacaatgacaactaaataaagcaataaatgacatgaaaacataaatttgcattaattggaattaaaataacaaaagtgttcataacgtGAAAATTgccataaaagagaaaagaacaaaagagatgaagaagataaagacaataaagcatagaaatataaatgaaactacactaaagcaagaattaaagtgctaaaattaaaagaaaactaagctaaaaaccctaattctagagagaggggggagcttctctctctagaaaactaagctaaaacatGTAAAAATCTAaacctaagtgctcccccttcATCCTTATtcaatttggccttaaatagcttcaaaaaatgagttggattgggttttgggggcccaaaaatcgctgccagtgagttgcaattaatgaggtcatgtgcagggacctgtgcggacgcacagatgtgtgcgtccgcacacatgctgaattCTGACTTGTGTGTATGCAAAAGTACCTGTGCATACACACACgtagacttatgtccactatagcaaattgcatatcattttgaagccccggacgttagctttccaatgccgctaaaaccgcctcatttggacccttgtagctcaagttatgaccaatttagtacagagaggtcagggctggcagtttttcaaatccttcatttcttgaattcttcccttttgcatgctcttttcctcacttcttcaacccatacttgccttggaaacctgaaaatcacttaacaaatacatcaaggtaccaaatgggattaaagtgaataaaattgactaaattaagcacaaaagagcatgttttcactttcaagcacaatttaggaagaaatctcagaagcatgctatttaggtgaataaatgtaggtttatgtgatggaatccactaaaatcaaaccaaaatatattgtaaaatatggattcatcaatatgCGCATCAAGGTCCAGGAGGCTTCAGAAAGAATGCTCATGATCAGTTTCAGCGTGGCAAGGGGAGAGGAAGTCAGAGTGGTTGCTTCAACTGTGGCTTGCCTGGTCATATTGCGAGGGATTACACTCGTGGGAAGAACCCGGATGTGAGTCAGAGTCCGCACCAGGGGTGAGTCTTTGCTGTGAATGCCAAGGATGCTTTCAAGGCGGACCCGTTGATGAGAGGTAATTGTTTATTTGGTGATAAGTCCTTAATTGCATTATACGATACTGGAGCATCGCATTCGTTTATCTTGTTTGCTAAAGTTGAAGAATTAGGCTTGAAAATGTCAGAGTTACTTTTTGATCTGCATGTGCATACCCCACATCAGAcagttatgactaggtcaggttgtagacaagtaggcttcaagcttgagggtagagattttgtacatgatctaatctgtttatctatggttgggttggagatgattttggggtttgattggttgtcgaagaatcgggttttgttggattgctttgaatGGACAATTTGGTTTATGTCGGAAGGAGAGAGTGGGGCAGTGATAACCACAGGATATTATCTGAACTCTGTAATAGTGCACTGTAGTGGAAAAGAGTGTCAGGGTTACATCTTATTAACTGCTAATGCTTCGGGTGATACCTAAGGCTTAGATCAGGTCCCAGTAGTTAGGGATTTTTCGGAGGTATTTTCGGAAGATATCCCTGAGTTCACTCCTCAAAGAGAGATCGAGTTTGCGATTGAATTGGTGCCGGGAGCCAGACCAGTGTCGATTGCACCGTATAGGATGGCTCCGAAAGAACTGGTCGAGCTAAAGGTTTAGTTGGAAGtgcttctgaacaagaggttcattcgaccgagtgtgTTGCCGTGGGGAACACCAGTTTTATTAGTGAAGAAGAAGGATAGAGGAATGCGGCTGTGTGTGGATTACCGTTAGTTGAATAAAGTGACTGTGAAGAATAAGTACCCgctgccaaggatagatgacttgatggatcaactGCAAGGAGTTGGAGTGTTTTCCAAAAttgatttgagatccggttaccatcagataagggtaAAGGAGGACAATATCCCTAAGACCGCGTTTAGGACGtgctatggacactacgagtttactgtgatgtcttttgggttaaTGAATGCACCTGCTGTcttcatggattatatgaacagagtCTTTCGTCCATTTCTGGACAAGTTCAtggtggttttcatagacgaCATCTTAGTTTACTCCAAGACGGAGAAGGAACATGAGGAGCATTTGAGGATTGTGTAGCAAATCCTAAAGGAGCAAAAGTTGTATGCTAAGTTGTCGAAGTGTGAGTTCTAGAAGGAGGAAGTAAAATTCctaggtcacgtggtgagtagaGGAGGAATAGCAGTGGATCCTTCTAAGGTagaagcggtgatggaatgggaaagaccgaCGACGGTGACGGaagttaggagtttcttgggGTTAGCCGGATATTACTGGAGATTTATCGAAGGATTTTTCCAGATTGCGCTCCCAATGACCAAGTTGACAAGAAAAGAAGCGCCTTTTATTTGGACGTCGGAGTGTGAAGAGAGTTTTCAAACTTTGAAGCAGAGgttaacttcagcacctgtttTGATCTTGCCGGAACCGCATGAACCGTTTGAAGTATATTGTGACGCTTCGTTGAAGGGTTTGGATTGCGTGTTGATGCAATACCAGAACGTGGTGGCTTACAcatcgcgtcagctgagaccgcatgaggtgaattacctaactcatgatttggaattagcggcgattgtgtttgcaCTGAAGATTTGGAGACATCACTTGTTTGGAGTAAGGTTTAGCATCTTCTCcaatcataagagtctcaagtacatctttgatcagaaggagctaaatatgcgtcagaggaggtggatggaattgcTTAAGGATTACGACTTTGATCtgagttatcaccctggaaaggcAAATGTGGTAGCAGACGCTTTGAGTCGGAAGTCCTTGACAAtagcttggatgagaatcaaggaagaggagttagtggataagtttgtggatctGAAGCTGGATATTGGTGAGGTTGCTGGAAGAGCTTGTTTGAACCAGTTACAAATTTCAAGTATGTTTAAGATGGAAATCCAAAGGGCTCAACAAAATGAGCAAAAGCTTCAGCAATTGTTTCAACCAGTTGGTGACAAGAGACTTGGAGAATTCACCAAAGATGATGAGGGGTTGTGGAAGTATAAAGGGAGGATTTGTATACCGGATGTTGGGAGTTTAAGACAGGACTTATTGTTAGAAGCTTACAACAAtgggttttctattcatcccagaagcacgaagatgtattatgacttaaagaagatgttctggtggccggggaTAAAATGTGATGTAGGTACAGTGGTATCCAAGTGTTTAACTTGCCAGAAGGTAAAGATAGAGCACTAGAAACCGTTAGGAATGCTACAACCTCTTGAAATTCTtcagtggaagtgggaagaaATTGCTATGGATTTTGTGACCAGTTTACCGAAGACCAGGTCAGGATTTGATGcgatttgggtgatcgtggatcgtTTAACCAAATCCGCTCATCTCCTGCCTACTCAAGTGAACTGTCCTATGGAAGAGTTAGCAAGGTTATATATaaaggagatagtaaggttgcatggAGTGCCGTCAAGCATAGTGTCGGACCATGATCCCCGATTCACTTcaagattttggggagctttccaaagagcCTTTGGTACGAAGCTATGTCCTAGTACGGCGTATCATCCACAAACTGATGGACAgtcggaaaggactattcagacgttggaagatatgctaagatcatgtgttttggatcaacctgGAAGTTGGGACCgatacatgccattggtggagtttgcgtacaacaacagcttttatgcgagcattgggatggctccgtatgaggctttgtatggacggaagtgccagtctccactttgttggtataAATCGAGCGAAGCAAGTGTATTGGGTCCAGAGGTGGTAGCAGAGACTACAGAGAAGGTTAAGAAGATACGAGAGAAGATTTTGACTGCTCAGAGTTAACAGAAGAGTTATACAGATCAGAGGAGGAAACTGTTAGAGTTTGAAGTGGGGGAACATGTATTCCTGAGAGTTACCCCAACAATtgggattggaagagcaatcaAGGCCAAGAAGTTGAATCCGAGGTATATAGGACCGTTTGAGATCCTAAAGCGATTCGGGCCAGTGGCGTATCAAGTGGCTTTGCCACCTCACCTATCTAACCTACATGACATGttccacgtgtcacaactccgtaagtacacttcggatgcggctcatgtgttgGAGCCTGAGACGGTCGAGTTGAGGGAAAACTTGACTTTCCAAGTGACACCGGTTAGAATTGACGACACTAGTGTAAAGAAGCTGCGAGGAAAAGAAGTTCAGTTGGTTAAAGTTGCTTGGAAGCGAGCAGGAGTtgaagagcatacttgggaatTGGAATCTTAGATGCGGAAGGATTATCTCGAGCTTTTCTCgggtaattcaaattttgagggtaaaatttcttatttggtggggagaatgtaagaatccGCAATTAATCGAACCGATTAATTAAGTGGTTATATTGCCCAAACTTGATTctgaaaagttagagtgagaatttgaggtttTAAACATCATTTTAAGACTCAGTGGGTCtttttgagtcagaaaatgtgttttctgcaaaaaaccgtaaaaaaccgcaaactggcagttgaaccggttgaaccggttcaagtctgcccggtgctGCGCGAGAAAAAGTAGAAACAGTCATAAACCTTAGAAAAATAGTAGAAATtaaaaaccgggcgttaattttaaaagtctggcccgaagttaggccaaacgggctaaaaatgctaacgggttggaccaggcctaagttgggcccaagtccaacatatataaaggtTCATTTAATGGACCCTAGCCTCATAAACACACACACTCTTCAGAATTTGAAAGAGGGAGAGACAAAGAGGTGGAACCTTAATCACCTCAATTatctcaagctcatatcttgagttcTAGAGCTCCGATTTGTGTGCCATCAGTGGCTACACGTTTCTTgagaagagctctacaaaatccattCAAGAAACTCTAGAGGTAAGCTCAAAATCTCCCCAGTTCTTCCCTCCAAAATTTCGGGTACCTAGGGTTTTTTAtgaagtgagtttttgtgatttttggtgtttaggttcactctaatccttgcttggCTTTGGGTTTTGCCATACAAATCTGGTGGGAGAGGTAAGAGACTTTGAACTCTTGTAAACCTTTGGTTTAagttgagccctaggttgattttatggtgatttatatgtatatagcttgattattgtgagtttggagcttgttggtgcttgttggagctaTATTGGTGGTTGGATTTTGGTTGAAAGCTCATTTGGTTCATattaggaatcggccaaggtatggtttcggttttctctatgtagtatataatattcatggacacttagactagtgacccataagataggattgaatttgAATGGTTGATGAGTTGTTGTATGTTGTTGTATGAtgatgtttgatgaaatgatgAATTTTGAGTTGATAATGATGATTGATAGTAACATGATGAGGATGAATATTTTATGAGGTTGAGTAGTGGATTATGTTGATAAATGTGATTTTGGAGTTGGATGATTGATAATATAGTTGAAATTTGTTAATGAAGCTTGATATATGAGATATATTGATATGAATGTTGTGGATGAGGAAAAGTGAAGAAAAATGTGCTTATTTTGGTGTGGTATAACTTGGAGGGTTGATTTTGATGAAAGGTGGAGTTGGGAATGGGTTGATTTGGTATTGGTTGTGTTTTGCAACGCAATTGTGAAAATGGTGATTTTGGGTAAAAGATGAATTTTGGTAaactttgtttgatcataactcttgcctcggttttcaaaatttgttgagatTTATTTAGAATTAAGGATCTTTGAAACCCCTTTAAATcggtataaagtttgtaaaatttagaattttgtagaggaagttatgatcattcaaaatttggtgttgaaaacTGGAAATTCTTCAAAGTTACAGAATTCTGAGTTTTCTGGTACGTGTGCACGCACATGCTTATGCGTATGCACACTCTGCAAAAATTgtgacctgtgcgtatgcacagacctgtgcgtccgtACACACAGAGGCAGGCACTCTGCTTGCAGCGctggcacagcttgtgcgcgcgcacactaaTAGGAAAATtgcaacctgtgcgcacgcacacgttggggagGCCCGACTGTTGGGGGCACTGGcataggttgtgcgagtgaacatatCCTTTTATGTTTTGATACCTGTGTGTATGCACACCCCTTTGTGTACACACACTTTTAAAAAATtccctgggcgtgcgcacgcacacccctgtgcggacgcacacaccttgtttctcaaattttgctttgttttcaaCTAATTTACCTTCCCGACGAGGTTGTAAGCTTTTATAACACctttttaagactcttgggcttatttttgGGTGTTCAAACATGGGAAATGGTTTAAGGGTTTTAGACACTATTATTCGGAAAAAGTTAGCAAATGGAGAACTAGGTTTCTGTTGTACTGGGGAAGGTTTGATGATGTGTGATGAATGGTTGATGGATGAGATGCGAAATTAAGGGACTGAAATGTGCATGAACAATGGTTGAAAGgagtcgaggactctgaatgAAGTAATAGATCCATATTTTgctaaaaatgttttaaaaaccaCTATACCACTTtttcattgagattatgagacgctatgcgcccggcagagGCCGAGGTTGGATCCCGCTTGTCAAGGTAGCGGCAGCGGCGTAAGGCCgatggttcgtcccgcttgcgcttagatgtgaggtcggaggcattagatcccgctcgcatcccttcggatcatcagagcgtgcaggcgcaaaatgctggacagtgatccgagcactatatctcggggttcCCACACCATGAATCcgaagggcaacatctccatggagatgtgtcgggttggcagttgaaccgacaatgtgatatcacagccagtaggataggcattcatcatatgcattttctacttGTTTGTGTGCTTTGCCGACTTGATATTGTTTCTCCCTATCTGTTAAACATGTCTAATTGATACTTGTATTAATTGCTGTATATgcctctacttgtgttttacttgtattgTATATACTTGTGCTTTGCTAGAGCTGAGagggttcggaaggcggtggcgatggggtCGCATGGtggatcggttggtgaaggctgtgggacagcagtaTTTGATTAGAGTAGAAATTCCTGAGTTACGGCTTAAGGTGTATTAAGGAAGTAcatattatgcttatttgttttagaatgctttaagcttgaatcttgtgatggataaggagtctaggattgcctttggcgtctcggggtcttatatcctacatcactgggaactgttaccataccgagaacctccagttctcataccatatttctgttgtgtttttcagatgcaggtcgtaacccacctcggtgagttgtctgaTTGGTGACAAGAGCGGATAATCTGGATATCTTTTAGAGTCcttttgatttattatatatatatatgtctctcacttttgtattttgctttggcctagaggcttgtattgagataacaaaacttgtataagcttttttactgtctggtttcatacatggtctgtatatggctagccgacttaaactccgcgagtcatGGCTAGCGTCTCATgatattataatattatactatgatgttTTGTTATTCTATACTTGTTTTCTTATGCTTTAAGtcagtagcttcgttagtacattttgcgcttttgaaatccATATTTTGAGCTacattcttcatcgggcttctagatattaCTAATTCCTTctatataatatatgtaaaagCTTAGAACTAtcataacctttgattaacctttgctttatgacgcgagataaggcttaggctaattagggtgttacacgagGAAGGAGAAAGAGAGGGGGAAATGGGAGACGACACTGATGGGCATCACTGCCACCATTGTGTCGCCGTCAGGGAGGAGGAGACGTTGAGTGAGAGGGAGAGCTGCACAAGGAAGGGATGCCGCTGTGCCTCCATCGCCGCTAAATCCGTCGCTGCCACCGCTATCCCACGCGTCGCTATCGTAGGAGCTTCCAGTGTCGCCATCTTGTCGCGGAGATGGAGAACACGATGCGGGGGATAGAAGACCACGAGTCAGCACTCACCAAGGGAAGAGGAGTCGTCACTGTCATGCTCTGTCGTTGTCGCTGATCTAGATCCTCGCCATCGTCACTAGAGCTCGTCACCAGGAAGGAGAAGTGACGGTGGTGGGTGGTCACTGTTGTTATCGCTGTGGCCGAAGGAGGTGTCTGCCGAGCTCAAACCCTCTGTGGCTGCTATAACCATTTCCTCCCTAGTCTGCCATGGTTCTGCCTTTGCTACCCTGCTTGCCGCCACAACAGTTGCCACCGCTGCAGGAGGAGGTCATCGAAAAGGCTGTTAGAACTATTGTCTGTTACTCTACTCTCTGGTCTTTCTCTTATTACAGTAAGTTGTTCTTGCCTTGAAACCCTTGCCACTAGCGTATAAGTATTTTGTTATGTTTGATTAAAAATTCTGAGATTTTGGTAACGTTAGGTCAAGTTctggttgttgtatgttgatgataggatttttgctagtaaagaatttcacaataaattctcgttgcaagtatagtttctaaaccaacaaagaattctttcatacaaaaatttggttgtcactaaagcaaacccaataaaaataaaacgaattattcaaacctcgggtcgtctctcaaggaattgcagggaagtgttcttgttattggttatgagattttatctttttggggggtttttgaatgtggaacaaggaatgtaaataacagggaaataaaataataattaagaaaagctcttggcaaggtatgagaactagaagtcctatcctagctatccttatcaattgtgatgagaattgtccgttgctaccacttagttaacccttaccaaataaaggaaagtcaagtggatgaatcaatttgattccttaagtcctagtcaactcctaaggaaagactagttttagagggatccaaatcaactagcaaatttcaattatcaatcaacaaaaggagtttgataactcaagagtctccaattactcaaccaaagccaaaaggagagaaatctatactaaaacccaaccaagcattttatcaaacacttggaagacacaacataaaagcatagaaaactaacaaggaatataaaatccaaacaaccaattgcaagcatcaataatataaattgaagaaagcgatcataaatatgaaataccttaaattgcattaaatagaaaattaaatctaacatgagaattcataaactaagatagcaacataaagtaatcaacaagggaaataagtaaactagaaagctagaacaattaaaagtagaagagaaactaaattgaaaataagatagaattcagaaattgaaaaggaataaaactaagaatcctaaaacctagagagaggagaagagaacctctctctctagaaactacacctaaaaacctaaaactatgtgAATGaaaattgtgtgaatgaatgaatttgATTCCcctactctgcagcctctaatctgtgtttttcggggttgaaactgggccaaaaatagcccagaaatagCCTCCACtgttttctgatacgtccagcacgtggctctgtcacgtgtatgcgttgcccacgcgtacgcgtcgctaaaTTTTTGcacggtcacgcgtacgtgtgtttcacgcgtgcgcgtcacctagcTGTATGGCAACTATGAaaaattgtatatcattttgaagccccagatgttagctttccaacgcaactaaaaccgcctcatttggacctctgtagctcaagttatgatcgattaagtatcaagaggtcaggcttgacaactttagcaattccttcaatttcttgtattccttccacttttacatgcttcctttccatcctctaagccactcctgccctataaaccctaaaatcacttaacacacatatcaaggcatcgaatagtaataagagaggatttaaattagcaaatttagggccaaagaagcatgttttcaatcatagcacaaaattaggaaggaaaatgtaaaacatgcgaattatatgaataagtgtgaaaatagtggataaaatccactcaattaagcacaagataaattctaaaaatggggtttatcaatctccccacacttaaacattagcatgtcctcatgctaagctcaagagaaccaaaagagtgaagaggaatggtagaaagtatgaaatgcaacctatctatatgaatgcaactaaatgcaaaatactTTTACCTAcatggtttaaaagtaaataaattctccaagaataaatataaaccgGATTCCagtaattcaaatctcaaaataaagtacaagttgcagaagaaaatagatcatgaaagccgggaacaaagaatcgagcatcgaaccctcaccgaaagtgtatacactctaattactcaagtgtttaaggttcgattctctcaattctctactaactttgctttctaaggcttgctcttcttctaccaatcaacaaatatttgatGCACTAAtatacatatcaagaggtctttcaagggttgtaatggggtta is a window encoding:
- the LOC107636841 gene encoding uncharacterized protein LOC107636841, translating into MEWERPTTVTEVRSFLGLAGYYWRFIEGFFQIALPMTKLTRKEAPFIWTSECEESFQTLKQRLTSAPVLILPEPHEPFEVYCDASLKGLDCVLMQYQNVVAYTSQLRGFGRRWRWGRMVDRLVKAVGQQYLIRVEIPELRLKVY